Proteins found in one Pararge aegeria chromosome 12, ilParAegt1.1, whole genome shotgun sequence genomic segment:
- the LOC120628265 gene encoding trichoplein keratin filament-binding protein-like translates to MSHIRPQWQLQAIAAQKRDNELRRAEELKKVASYFELNTNKSRHHEQWTTEGYYEKANKEAELLSEKKIRVAQLEERRKKLELMLFQENMQYQQELKALAAQPKYYKNGSYLNKIPTSTLQQINQGIIEKEQQMRKQEAELKLYHAWRLRQPELRAASSYIANGKLKSAWMEQIVEKEMQKKKDEEDTRKVLQERDEALRRQIQIEEERLREKEIQMKELRSSLEGQIAELGDKETIVKKLRKQEEKERLILQELQILSSEREREHLKLMSERDTTIVNMGLHKYKLKRKVISVISEIELELKMLDRLRESVLKEYEIDRAKCVNHKRVLDEVLQELEEHRDRERLRQKNIEAMYDGEARQINEKQDKLWAKEREARGILMKEVIDTLKRQVEEKIEANIHLQKANVLEREEILQQMDNFHQEVRARERETQLKNTQYSTITALQSQLNGLRVQKEKMEEVASKEAELRSAAAHERLLRGEIARAQREGNTQAWA, encoded by the exons ATGTCACACATCAGACCTCAATGGCAGCTTCAAGCTATAGCAGCCCAAAAGCGGGACAACGAACTCCGCCGTGCTGAAGAGCTAAAGAAGGTGGCAAGCTACTTTGAGCTTAACACAAATAAGTCAAGACACCATGAGCAGTGGACAACAGAGGGCTACTATGAAAAGGCTAATAAAGAAGCAGAGTTGTTGAGTGAAAAAAAGATTAGGGTTGC aCAACTGGAGGAGAGACGCAAGAAACTGGAACTAATGTTATTCCAAGAAAACATGCAGTATCAACAAGAGCTTAAAGCTTTGGCTGCGCAACCCAAGTACTACAAGAATGG gtcttatttaaacaaaattcctACATCAACTCTGCAACAGATCAACCAGGGCATCATAGAGAAAGAGCAGCAAATGAGAAAACAGGAAGCAGAATTGAAACTCTATCATGCATGGAGATTGCGGCAACCAGAATTACGAGCTGCTAGTTCTTACATCGCGAATGGAAAACTGAAATCAGCTTG GATGGAGCAAATAGTTGAGAAAGAGATGCAAAAGAAGAAAGATGAGGAAGATACCAGAAAAGTTCTACAAGAGAGAGACGAGGCTTTGCGACGTCAGATACAAATTGAAGAAGAAAGACTCAGGGAAAAGGAAATTCAAATGAAG GAACTTCGGAGCAGTTTAGAAGGTCAGATAGCAGAATTGGGCGACAAAGAAACGATAGTTAAAAAACTTCGAAAGCAAGAAGAGAAAGAAAGACTGATACTTCAAGAGCTTCAGATTCTTTCGAGCGAAAGGGAGAGGGAACATCTGAAGCTGATGTCAGAAAGAGACACAACTATAGTCAATATGGGCTTGCATAAGTACAAGctgaaaagaaaagttatttCAGTGATAAGTGAGATAGAACTGGAACTTAAAATGTTGGATAGGTTACGGGAAAGTGTATTGAAG GAATATGAAATTGATCGTGCCAAATGCGTTAATCACAAACGAGTGTTAGACGAGGTATTACAAGAGTTAGAGGAGCATCGAGATAGAGAAAGACTAAGACAAAAGAATATCGAAGCAATGTACGACGGCGAAGCAAGACAGATCAATGAAAAACAAGACAAG TTGTGGGCGAAAGAACGCGAAGCCCGAGGCATTCTGATGAAAGAGGTTATAGACACCCTCAAGAGACAAGTGGAGGAAAAAATTGAAGCCAATATTCATCTGCAAAAGGCCAATGTCTTGGAACGGGAGGAAATACTCCAGCAAATGGACAACTTCCACCAGGAAGTGCGTGCTAGAGAGAGAGAAACACAG CTAAAAAATACGCAATACTCAACTATAACAGCGCTTCAGTCACAACTCAATGGACTGCGTGTACAGAAGGAAAAGATGGAGGAGGTTGCGAGCAAGGAGGCGGAGTTGAGATCCGCAGCCGCCCACGAACGTCTTCTACGCGGCGAAATCGCTCGCGCTCAAAGGGAGGGGAATACTCAAGCTTGGGCTTAG